A section of the Neorhizobium galegae bv. orientalis str. HAMBI 540 genome encodes:
- a CDS encoding nuclear transport factor 2 family protein, with protein MSDQRPPLPPFTLETAVEKVRLAEDGWNSRDPARVALAYTVDSFWRNRAEFVQGREAIVGFLARKWQRELDYRLIKELWGFGENRIAVRFAYEWHDDSGNWFRSYGNENWEFDENGLMRRRFASINDAPIRESDRRYHWPLGRRPDDHPSLSDLGF; from the coding sequence ATGAGCGATCAACGTCCTCCACTGCCACCGTTCACGCTGGAAACGGCTGTCGAAAAAGTCCGGCTTGCGGAAGACGGCTGGAACAGCCGCGACCCGGCCCGCGTGGCGCTGGCTTATACTGTCGATAGCTTTTGGCGCAACCGCGCCGAATTCGTCCAGGGGCGTGAAGCGATCGTCGGTTTCCTCGCGCGCAAATGGCAACGAGAGCTGGACTACCGGCTCATCAAGGAGCTGTGGGGTTTTGGCGAGAACCGCATAGCCGTACGCTTCGCCTACGAGTGGCACGACGACAGCGGCAACTGGTTTCGCTCTTATGGTAACGAGAACTGGGAGTTTGACGAAAACGGCCTGATGCGCCGGCGCTTCGCCTCCATCAACGACGCACCCATCCGCGAGAGCGACCGCCGCTATCACTGGCCCCTCGGCCGGCGGCCGGACGACCATCCCAGCCTTAGCGATCTGGGCTTTTGA
- a CDS encoding pyridoxamine 5'-phosphate oxidase family protein, translating into MSYGFLDIAITPSVRAAQKAMGVDHIWQNFNGDRDFDRLTENEAAFIAARDSFYMASVSETGWPYVQHRGGPSGFLKVIDDRTLAFADYRGNRQYISTGNVAANDRVSLFLMDYAHRARLKIYAHVEEVALDADPELTMLVTDPNYRARIERIFRLRLESFDWNCPQHITPRFTEGEVNEAVRPLRERLAQLESENVELRARLATPGDTQ; encoded by the coding sequence ATGTCCTATGGCTTTCTCGATATTGCCATAACCCCCAGCGTCCGGGCCGCACAGAAAGCGATGGGCGTCGACCACATCTGGCAGAACTTCAACGGCGATCGCGACTTCGATCGACTGACGGAAAACGAAGCGGCCTTTATCGCCGCCCGCGACAGCTTCTACATGGCGTCGGTTTCGGAAACCGGCTGGCCCTATGTCCAGCATCGGGGCGGTCCGAGCGGTTTCCTGAAGGTGATCGATGACCGCACATTGGCTTTTGCCGATTACCGCGGCAATCGCCAGTACATCAGCACCGGCAATGTGGCAGCGAACGACCGGGTCAGCCTCTTCCTGATGGACTACGCGCATCGCGCCCGGCTGAAGATCTACGCGCATGTCGAAGAGGTGGCGCTCGACGCGGATCCTGAACTGACTATGCTGGTCACCGACCCGAATTACCGGGCCAGGATCGAGCGTATTTTCCGGCTGCGGCTCGAGAGTTTTGATTGGAACTGTCCGCAACACATCACGCCTCGCTTCACCGAGGGAGAAGTCAACGAAGCGGTTCGTCCTTTGAGGGAGCGTCTTGCCCAGCTCGAATCCGAAAACGTCGAGCTGCGTGCTCGCCTTGCCACCCCTGGAGATACCCAATGA
- the yihA gene encoding ribosome biogenesis GTP-binding protein YihA/YsxC: MSTDDKPLFGRPWIFIRGVPSMKFLPPEGPLEVAFAGRSNVGKSSLINALVGQKALARTSNTPGRTQELNYFVPDGYSGGGDDLPPMALVDMPGYGYAKAPKENVDAWTKLVFDYLRGRATLKRVYVLIDSRHGIKKNDDEVLDLLDKAAVSYQIVLTKTDKIKEPAVVKLLAETQEKVRKHPAAFPFVLSTSSEKGKGIDELRQAIAETVGRPV; the protein is encoded by the coding sequence ATGAGCACGGACGACAAACCGCTATTCGGCCGCCCCTGGATCTTCATCCGCGGCGTGCCCTCGATGAAGTTCCTACCCCCGGAAGGCCCGCTGGAAGTCGCCTTTGCCGGCCGCTCGAACGTCGGCAAGTCGTCGCTGATCAATGCGCTCGTCGGCCAGAAGGCTTTGGCGCGCACCTCCAATACCCCCGGGCGAACCCAGGAGCTCAACTATTTCGTGCCAGACGGCTATTCCGGAGGCGGAGACGACCTGCCCCCCATGGCGCTGGTCGACATGCCGGGTTACGGCTACGCGAAGGCCCCGAAAGAGAATGTGGACGCCTGGACCAAGCTCGTCTTCGACTATCTGCGCGGCCGCGCGACGCTGAAGCGCGTCTATGTGCTGATCGACAGCCGCCACGGCATCAAGAAGAACGACGACGAAGTCCTGGACCTCCTCGACAAGGCCGCCGTCTCCTACCAGATCGTGCTGACCAAGACGGACAAGATCAAGGAACCAGCCGTGGTGAAGCTGCTGGCCGAGACTCAGGAAAAGGTCCGCAAGCATCCCGCCGCCTTCCCGTTCGTGCTCTCCACTTCGTCCGAAAAGGGCAAGGGGATAGACGAACTGCGCCAGGCGATTGCCGAAACCGTCGGCCGCCCGGTCTGA
- a CDS encoding methyl-accepting chemotaxis protein, with translation MRIRGKINLLVGLMSLVACFIGGMALFAMAEYRQMMVQYELAADRAHKGEHLNRLVTAVVMDSRGVYMSKDIKEGGKFGDGILGYLDEMGKLLKDWDKIVPADERVAFDKLLARSKEFTGFRTETARLGREVSPAAANEQGNNDANRNNRKAYQVEIDAIVATDKAVLAAVNEELNNFTQTLFILVSAVTLAGVATGAGFGLYLGRRQLSHPITDLTRSMKHIAAGEFDTVVGGADRADEIGDMAAAIEIFRKNGIEVARMNASEATMRGKSDDLQARMAAVVAAAADGDFTRRIDKQWGEESLDRFARDVDMLVESVDAGVSETRRVVKSLADGDLTDSMRGTFKGAFAELQHNVNGTMDTLRGTMRNVRTATGSINGSAAELSRATNDLSRRTEQQAAALEETSAALAQITAVVKSSTERAHEATVMVGEAKQSAVQSGEVVRSAVDAMGRIEQASREIAQITNVIDEIAFQTNLLALNAGVEAARAGEAGKGFAVVAQEVRELAQRSASAAKDIKALISKSGEEVAGGVMLVQKTGEALSEIETRVLSINDHIHSIAVASREQATGLGEVSSAVNQMDQVTQQNAAMVEETSAATQTLSSEADSLFALVSNFDIGQESERVAEPVRAPRPVAAAAVHRPRVSPVKAMTGALSRAFGGTATATAAVAGDWEEF, from the coding sequence ATGAGAATTCGAGGGAAAATCAACCTCCTCGTCGGTCTGATGAGCCTCGTGGCCTGCTTTATTGGCGGAATGGCGCTGTTTGCCATGGCGGAATATCGGCAGATGATGGTTCAATATGAACTGGCCGCAGACCGCGCCCACAAGGGCGAGCACCTTAACCGGCTCGTCACGGCCGTCGTGATGGACTCCCGAGGCGTCTACATGTCGAAGGACATCAAGGAGGGCGGAAAATTCGGCGACGGTATCCTCGGTTACCTGGATGAGATGGGCAAGCTTCTCAAGGATTGGGACAAGATCGTCCCTGCCGATGAACGCGTCGCATTCGACAAACTGCTCGCTCGTTCCAAGGAGTTCACCGGCTTTCGGACCGAGACAGCCCGCCTTGGTCGGGAGGTGAGCCCGGCTGCGGCCAACGAGCAGGGCAATAACGACGCCAACCGAAACAACCGTAAAGCTTACCAGGTCGAGATCGATGCGATCGTCGCCACCGACAAGGCCGTTCTCGCCGCCGTTAATGAAGAACTCAACAACTTCACGCAGACCCTTTTTATACTCGTCTCCGCAGTTACCCTGGCAGGCGTAGCCACCGGTGCCGGTTTTGGCCTTTACCTGGGACGCCGCCAACTCAGCCATCCGATCACGGATCTGACCCGGTCCATGAAACACATTGCTGCCGGCGAATTCGATACGGTCGTCGGCGGGGCGGATCGCGCCGACGAGATTGGCGATATGGCCGCCGCGATCGAGATCTTCCGCAAGAACGGCATCGAGGTCGCGCGCATGAATGCGTCCGAAGCGACCATGCGCGGCAAGAGCGACGATCTGCAGGCGCGCATGGCGGCCGTCGTCGCGGCCGCCGCGGACGGAGATTTCACCCGTCGTATTGACAAGCAATGGGGCGAGGAGAGCCTCGACCGTTTCGCCCGTGACGTCGACATGCTCGTTGAGAGCGTCGATGCCGGGGTGTCCGAAACCCGGCGCGTCGTAAAAAGCCTTGCCGACGGCGACCTCACCGACAGCATGCGGGGCACGTTCAAGGGTGCATTTGCCGAGCTGCAGCACAATGTCAACGGCACCATGGATACGCTGCGTGGCACGATGCGCAATGTCCGCACCGCCACGGGCTCTATCAACGGGAGCGCCGCCGAGCTGAGCCGGGCGACCAACGATCTGTCTCGCCGCACCGAACAGCAGGCCGCCGCGCTGGAGGAAACTTCAGCCGCGCTCGCGCAGATCACCGCCGTCGTCAAGAGTTCGACCGAGCGGGCACACGAGGCAACCGTCATGGTCGGCGAGGCCAAGCAGAGCGCGGTCCAGTCGGGCGAGGTGGTGCGCAGTGCCGTCGACGCTATGGGCCGCATCGAGCAGGCCTCCCGCGAGATCGCGCAGATCACCAACGTCATCGACGAGATCGCCTTCCAGACCAATCTTCTGGCTCTGAACGCCGGCGTCGAGGCAGCCCGCGCAGGCGAAGCCGGCAAAGGTTTTGCCGTTGTTGCCCAGGAGGTTCGCGAACTCGCCCAGCGCTCGGCAAGTGCCGCAAAGGACATCAAGGCGCTGATCAGCAAATCCGGCGAGGAAGTCGCCGGAGGCGTGATGCTGGTCCAGAAGACCGGCGAAGCGCTGTCGGAAATCGAAACCCGCGTTTTGAGCATCAACGACCATATCCACTCGATCGCCGTCGCCTCCCGCGAGCAGGCGACCGGGCTCGGTGAGGTCAGCAGCGCCGTCAACCAGATGGACCAGGTGACCCAGCAGAACGCCGCCATGGTCGAAGAGACGTCGGCCGCGACCCAGACCCTTTCTTCCGAGGCCGACAGTCTGTTTGCGCTGGTCTCCAATTTCGACATCGGCCAGGAGAGCGAGCGCGTCGCCGAACCGGTCAGGGCCCCGCGGCCCGTCGCGGCGGCTGCGGTTCATCGGCCGCGCGTTTCTCCGGTGAAGGCGATGACTGGCGCACTCTCGCGGGCTTTCGGCGGAACGGCCACCGCAACGGCAGCCGTTGCCGGGGATTGGGAAGAATTCTGA
- a CDS encoding sensor histidine kinase: MDDEVHTSGRSGSSPEGAGPETMPRLFRGLSGRLLWLTVIFVMMAEVLIFVPSVATMRMNWLRDRLDTAAAAGIVIDGLQPAELPRAVQDDTLLATGTKVIALRKDGTSRLLAATDTQPQIDQVFDLANTPLVSAMCDAVDTLVFGGRRVMRVYGPIGDSDMIIELVMTDDALRKDMLKYSKTMFLLSLLISLITAVLIFLAINRMMIMPIRRLTHSMQLFSEQPDDPARVFSADRSRGELAVAGRHLTAMQAQLQRILKQQKNLADLGLAVSKINHDMRNILASAQLMSDRLTDVDDPMVRSFAPKLLRTIDRAVGYTSEVLAYGQASEAAPRRRRIRFAALAQDVRDMLAIDPEIGIEFLDQIAADLEVDCDSEQIFRVIHNLCRNAVQALVNFDPQDASMVRRVTVSAHRVGSVVSITIDDTGPGMPRKARENLFSAFRGSARSGGTGLGLVIARELVLAHGGTIALVEKPGPGTQFRIEIPDRPVSLEDYRVRA; encoded by the coding sequence ATGGACGACGAGGTTCATACCTCGGGGCGCTCGGGGTCCTCGCCGGAAGGCGCAGGTCCGGAAACGATGCCGCGTCTTTTCCGCGGCCTTTCCGGCAGGCTTTTGTGGCTCACCGTCATTTTCGTGATGATGGCCGAAGTGCTGATCTTCGTCCCCTCCGTCGCAACCATGCGGATGAACTGGCTGCGTGATCGTCTGGATACCGCCGCCGCCGCCGGCATCGTCATCGACGGACTGCAGCCCGCCGAGCTTCCCCGCGCCGTGCAGGACGACACGCTGCTCGCGACCGGCACGAAGGTGATCGCGCTGCGCAAGGACGGCACCTCGCGGCTGCTGGCTGCCACGGACACGCAGCCCCAGATCGATCAGGTGTTCGATCTCGCCAACACCCCGTTGGTCTCCGCAATGTGCGATGCAGTCGACACGCTCGTCTTCGGCGGTCGCCGGGTCATGCGCGTCTATGGTCCGATCGGCGACAGCGACATGATCATCGAACTGGTCATGACCGATGACGCCCTGCGCAAGGACATGCTGAAATATTCGAAGACGATGTTTCTGCTGTCGCTATTGATCTCCCTGATCACCGCGGTGCTGATCTTCCTCGCCATCAACCGCATGATGATCATGCCGATCCGGCGGCTCACCCATAGCATGCAGCTTTTCTCGGAACAGCCGGACGATCCCGCCCGCGTCTTTAGCGCCGATCGCTCCCGGGGCGAACTTGCCGTCGCAGGCCGTCACCTCACCGCCATGCAGGCGCAATTGCAGCGCATCCTGAAACAGCAGAAGAACCTAGCCGATCTTGGCCTCGCCGTGTCCAAGATCAACCATGATATGCGCAACATCCTGGCATCGGCGCAGCTGATGTCGGACCGCCTGACGGACGTCGACGATCCGATGGTGAGGAGTTTCGCCCCTAAACTGTTGCGCACCATAGACCGGGCGGTAGGTTATACGAGCGAAGTCCTGGCCTATGGGCAGGCCTCCGAAGCAGCACCCCGCCGCCGCCGCATCCGCTTTGCCGCGTTGGCCCAGGACGTGCGCGACATGCTGGCGATCGATCCGGAAATAGGCATCGAGTTCCTGGACCAGATCGCCGCTGATCTGGAGGTGGATTGCGATAGCGAGCAGATTTTCCGCGTCATCCATAATCTCTGCCGGAACGCCGTCCAGGCGCTGGTGAATTTCGATCCGCAGGATGCGTCCATGGTTCGCCGGGTAACGGTCTCCGCGCACCGGGTGGGCAGCGTCGTCAGCATTACCATTGACGACACCGGCCCGGGCATGCCGCGAAAGGCCCGCGAGAACCTGTTTTCTGCGTTCCGCGGTTCGGCGCGGTCGGGCGGCACAGGCCTTGGCCTGGTTATCGCCCGCGAGCTTGTCCTGGCCCATGGCGGCACGATCGCGCTTGTCGAAAAACCAGGACCCGGCACGCAGTTCAGGATAGAAATTCCCGATCGTCCGGTGTCGCTGGAGGACTACCGGGTTCGGGCCTGA
- a CDS encoding LysR family transcriptional regulator, with translation MDRFEAMSMLLEVVDKGSLSAAGRALRVPVPTLSRKISELEASLGARLLIRTTRKLTLTDAGATYVAAARRILEQVEDAEREAAGEFTAPKGELVITAPVMFGRLHVLPIVIDFLALFPEINIRLLLADRNVHLVDDHVDMAVRIGQLPDSALVATRIGSMRMVTCASPALLAVDGVPQTPEDLRRMPWVTFEGPIPSPIRHMLSAGSGTTAGMIAAPRLSVSTAEAAAEAAMRNVGVTRLLHYQVEDAIKAGALRIILESFEPEPAPIHLIHAARGQMPLKMRSFLDFATPRLRQALGRISSAT, from the coding sequence ATGGATCGCTTCGAAGCCATGTCAATGCTGCTGGAGGTGGTGGACAAGGGTAGCCTGTCTGCCGCAGGCCGGGCGCTCCGAGTTCCCGTGCCGACGCTCAGCCGGAAGATCTCCGAACTCGAGGCGTCGCTCGGTGCGCGCCTGCTGATCCGTACGACCCGCAAACTAACCCTGACCGACGCGGGCGCCACCTATGTGGCGGCCGCGAGGCGTATTCTCGAGCAGGTCGAGGATGCCGAACGCGAGGCAGCCGGCGAGTTCACCGCGCCGAAGGGTGAACTGGTCATCACTGCCCCGGTCATGTTCGGCCGGCTGCATGTCCTGCCCATCGTCATCGACTTCCTGGCGCTGTTCCCCGAGATCAACATCCGCCTGCTGCTCGCCGATCGCAACGTCCATCTCGTCGACGACCATGTCGATATGGCCGTCCGGATCGGGCAGTTGCCGGACAGCGCATTGGTCGCGACGCGGATCGGATCGATGCGGATGGTCACCTGCGCCAGCCCGGCCCTGCTGGCGGTCGATGGCGTTCCGCAGACACCCGAGGACCTTCGACGGATGCCATGGGTGACGTTCGAAGGGCCAATCCCATCGCCAATTCGGCACATGTTGTCGGCGGGATCAGGCACGACCGCTGGGATGATCGCTGCACCCCGCCTTTCGGTCTCGACTGCCGAGGCCGCCGCGGAGGCCGCGATGCGCAATGTCGGGGTGACGCGGCTGCTCCACTACCAAGTGGAAGACGCGATCAAAGCCGGTGCGCTCCGGATCATCCTGGAATCATTCGAGCCAGAGCCGGCCCCCATCCATCTCATCCACGCCGCGCGTGGCCAGATGCCGCTCAAGATGCGCAGCTTCCTGGATTTCGCGACACCGAGGCTGCGCCAGGCACTCGGCAGGATCAGCTCCGCCACTTGA
- the rnpA gene encoding ribonuclease P protein component codes for MTTETKNEKTVGRLKSRPQFLAVREGEARRGRNFLLEVLDRNQPDEAPRVGFTVTKKHGNAVERNRMRRRLREVVRQSAGFAMKNGHDYVIVARREVLKAPFADMTAQLIERIESKPRPKRSEETRSRKA; via the coding sequence ATGACGACTGAGACAAAGAACGAGAAAACTGTCGGGCGGCTTAAAAGCCGGCCGCAGTTCCTTGCCGTCCGGGAAGGCGAAGCCCGCCGGGGCCGGAACTTCCTTCTGGAAGTCCTTGATCGGAACCAGCCGGACGAAGCGCCGCGCGTCGGTTTCACCGTTACCAAGAAACATGGCAACGCGGTCGAACGCAACCGCATGCGCCGCCGCCTCCGCGAGGTGGTGAGGCAATCTGCCGGATTTGCAATGAAGAACGGACACGACTATGTGATTGTCGCGCGGCGGGAGGTGCTTAAGGCCCCCTTTGCGGATATGACGGCTCAGCTTATCGAGCGTATCGAAAGCAAGCCGAGACCAAAGCGGTCCGAGGAGACCCGTTCCAGGAAAGCATGA
- the rpmH gene encoding 50S ribosomal protein L34: protein MKRTYQPSKLVRKRRHGFRTRMATKGGRLVLSARRARGRKRLSA from the coding sequence ATGAAGCGTACCTATCAACCGTCCAAGCTTGTTCGCAAGCGCCGCCACGGATTCCGCACCCGTATGGCCACCAAAGGTGGTCGTCTGGTTCTCTCCGCACGTCGCGCCCGTGGCCGCAAGCGTCTCTCGGCCTAA
- the yidC gene encoding membrane protein insertase YidC → MEKNRNYFIAIALSVLIVLAWQFLYMNPRMEAQRRAEEASRALQGESAQPVSPESPGAQSGSGVLGNLPGANPATAALSRDQALARSQRVQIETPALIGSINLTGARFDDLKLREYRETVDEKSPIITLFSPSDTTDGYFTEVGYIPNETIGTAPGTGTQWTLASGGKLTQQTPVTLTFTNEKGVTFTRTVSVDDHYMLTVADKIDNKTAAPVTLTPYGRVIRNNKPATPAVWVIHEGFIGVMGESGSLNEHTYANIEKEQYTNEKAKTGWLGITDKYWAATIVPPQTLPYVARFSHFTGGQASYQADYKGDDLTVQPGQSTEIKNLVFAGAKEVPLVSRYETEFGVPQFNRLIDWGWFYFITKPMFQLMDFFFRHVGNFGVAILLTTIVVKTLFFPLASKQYASMANMKRMQPKMEELKAKFGDDRMALQQATMALYKEEKINPIAGCWPVVLQIPIFFSLYKVIYVTIEMRHAPFFGWIQDLSAPDPTSLFNLFGLLPYDVPHALMIGVWPLVMGVTMFLQMRMNPTPPDPTQAMIFTWMPLVFTFMLSSFPAGLVIYWAWNNTLSVTQQAIIMKRHGAKVELFDNLKGLFRRKPAPTK, encoded by the coding sequence ATGGAAAAGAACCGCAATTACTTCATCGCGATCGCGCTCTCGGTGCTGATCGTTCTTGCCTGGCAGTTCCTCTATATGAACCCGAGGATGGAAGCCCAGCGGCGCGCCGAAGAAGCCAGCCGTGCGCTTCAGGGCGAGAGCGCCCAGCCTGTTTCGCCGGAAAGCCCCGGCGCTCAGAGTGGTTCCGGCGTACTGGGGAACCTGCCTGGCGCGAACCCGGCAACTGCAGCACTCTCCCGCGATCAGGCGCTGGCCCGGTCGCAACGCGTACAGATCGAGACGCCTGCTCTGATCGGCTCCATCAACCTGACCGGCGCCCGTTTCGACGACCTCAAGCTGCGTGAATATCGTGAAACCGTCGACGAAAAGAGCCCGATCATCACGCTGTTCTCGCCATCCGACACGACGGATGGCTATTTCACGGAAGTCGGGTATATCCCGAATGAAACGATCGGCACGGCTCCCGGTACCGGCACGCAGTGGACGCTCGCAAGCGGCGGCAAGCTGACACAGCAGACCCCGGTGACGCTGACCTTCACCAACGAGAAGGGCGTCACCTTCACGCGCACCGTCTCGGTCGACGACCATTACATGCTGACCGTTGCCGACAAGATCGACAACAAGACCGCCGCCCCGGTGACGCTGACGCCTTATGGCCGCGTCATCCGCAACAACAAGCCGGCTACGCCTGCCGTCTGGGTCATCCACGAAGGCTTCATCGGTGTGATGGGCGAGAGCGGCAGCCTCAACGAGCATACCTACGCCAATATCGAAAAAGAGCAGTACACCAACGAGAAGGCCAAGACCGGCTGGCTCGGGATCACCGACAAGTACTGGGCTGCCACCATCGTGCCACCGCAGACGCTGCCCTATGTGGCGCGCTTCTCGCATTTCACCGGCGGTCAGGCGAGCTATCAGGCTGACTACAAGGGCGATGACCTGACGGTTCAGCCGGGCCAGTCGACCGAGATCAAGAACCTCGTCTTCGCTGGCGCCAAGGAAGTGCCGCTGGTCTCGCGCTACGAGACGGAATTCGGCGTTCCGCAGTTCAACCGCCTGATAGACTGGGGATGGTTCTACTTCATCACCAAGCCGATGTTCCAACTGATGGACTTCTTCTTCCGTCACGTGGGCAATTTCGGCGTGGCGATCCTGCTTACCACCATCGTCGTCAAGACGCTGTTCTTCCCGCTGGCCAGCAAGCAATACGCTTCGATGGCCAACATGAAGCGCATGCAGCCGAAGATGGAAGAGCTGAAAGCCAAGTTCGGCGACGACCGAATGGCCCTGCAACAGGCGACGATGGCGCTTTACAAGGAAGAAAAGATCAACCCGATCGCCGGCTGCTGGCCGGTCGTCCTGCAGATTCCGATCTTCTTTTCGCTCTACAAGGTCATCTACGTCACCATCGAAATGCGGCACGCGCCGTTCTTCGGGTGGATCCAGGACCTGTCCGCCCCCGACCCGACCTCGCTTTTCAATCTCTTCGGCCTGCTGCCCTACGACGTGCCGCATGCCTTGATGATCGGCGTGTGGCCGCTCGTCATGGGCGTTACCATGTTCCTGCAGATGCGCATGAACCCGACGCCGCCGGATCCGACCCAGGCAATGATCTTCACCTGGATGCCGCTGGTGTTCACCTTCATGCTGTCGTCCTTCCCGGCAGGTCTCGTCATCTACTGGGCCTGGAACAACACGCTGTCGGTGACGCAACAGGCAATCATCATGAAGCGCCATGGTGCGAAGGTGGAGCTGTTCGACAATCTGAAGGGCCTCTTCCGACGAAAACCGGCGCCGACAAAATAG
- the mug gene encoding G/U mismatch-specific DNA glycosylase, with protein MELSSFDILAPGLPIVFCGINPSLKAAVTGHNFGSASNRFWSVLHLSGFTSEKISAAEDRRLLDFGCGVTAAVNRATRSAAELQHHEFRKSADAFRAKLEHFRPQTIAFLGKAAYEAIEGGKVDWGPQTSRFCGAGVWILPNPSGLNRSFSLVDLVEAYTALRTSRSSSLVDWMNRRFSE; from the coding sequence ATGGAACTGTCGTCTTTCGACATTCTTGCCCCAGGGCTGCCGATCGTCTTCTGCGGCATAAACCCAAGTCTGAAAGCGGCCGTCACCGGCCACAACTTCGGATCGGCGTCGAACCGCTTCTGGTCTGTACTCCATCTCTCCGGCTTTACCTCCGAGAAAATCTCGGCGGCTGAGGACCGGCGCCTGCTCGATTTTGGCTGCGGCGTTACCGCCGCAGTCAATCGCGCGACCCGCAGTGCTGCCGAACTCCAGCATCACGAGTTCAGGAAATCCGCAGATGCGTTTCGCGCCAAGCTCGAGCACTTTCGACCTCAGACCATAGCGTTTCTCGGCAAGGCCGCCTACGAGGCGATCGAAGGCGGTAAAGTCGACTGGGGACCGCAGACCTCCCGATTTTGCGGTGCCGGCGTGTGGATTTTGCCGAACCCGAGCGGCCTTAATCGCAGCTTCAGCCTTGTGGATCTTGTTGAGGCCTATACGGCGCTGAGAACCTCCCGCTCGTCATCTCTGGTTGATTGGATGAACCGGCGGTTTTCCGAATGA
- a CDS encoding fasciclin domain-containing protein: MLKTAFRTLAIATVMSATTVTAFAANPKVGGAAMYENKNIVENAVNSKDHTTLVAAVKAAGLVDTLQGKGPFTVFAPTNEAFAALPKGTVETLLKPENKAQLTKVLTCHVVAISAMSTAIEKMIKDDKGTHDVKTVGGCILKAKESMGKITLTDEMGGVSNVTIADVKQSNGVIHVVDKVLLPKM; this comes from the coding sequence ATGTTGAAGACCGCATTCCGCACGCTCGCCATCGCGACCGTTATGTCCGCCACCACTGTCACCGCCTTCGCCGCCAACCCGAAGGTCGGCGGTGCTGCCATGTATGAAAACAAGAACATCGTCGAAAACGCCGTGAATTCCAAGGACCACACGACGCTCGTCGCGGCCGTCAAGGCTGCTGGCCTCGTCGATACGCTCCAGGGCAAGGGTCCGTTCACGGTCTTCGCGCCGACCAACGAAGCCTTCGCGGCACTGCCCAAGGGCACTGTTGAAACGCTGCTGAAGCCGGAAAACAAGGCTCAGCTCACCAAGGTGCTGACCTGCCATGTGGTCGCGATCAGCGCCATGTCCACCGCCATCGAGAAGATGATCAAGGACGACAAGGGCACGCATGACGTCAAGACCGTCGGCGGCTGCATCCTGAAAGCCAAGGAAAGCATGGGCAAGATCACGCTCACCGACGAAATGGGCGGCGTCTCCAATGTCACGATCGCCGACGTCAAGCAATCGAACGGCGTCATCCACGTGGTCGACAAGGTTCTGCTGCCGAAAATGTAA